Proteins encoded within one genomic window of Theobroma cacao cultivar B97-61/B2 chromosome 7, Criollo_cocoa_genome_V2, whole genome shotgun sequence:
- the LOC18593741 gene encoding probable disease resistance protein At4g27220: MDWILSFVEVIRSFGGPYINHHWKLEDYMNELRGNVNSLNSRKRDLELKMEAEDRCGKKMKKEVENWLKDVEKVGNEVKNIEEEFPSVSFLSRGRLGSFVCQTIENVNKIYQQGSFLDGVAVDGPPATGVTLLTSNLEGEINVKEQIWKYLMGDEVGMIGVCGMGGIGKTTIMKHINNQLLKDNRFDQVIWVTVSKELNIFKLQEDIANSLKQALPTTVLQRAAQLKNILEGKRYVLILDDVWKRFSLLDVGVPKPTLGMRRKVVLTSRLIEVCKSMGCEVVKVQPLSKNESMNLFLDHVGRRVVQDQNLKDIVDKIVEKCGGLPLSIVTIAGTMKEVDDFCEWKNALIELEERVESVKELDIEVYEPLKFSYDHLRDPKIQNCFLYCSLYPEDFIIRKVELIENWIDEGLLDGLQTKEAMHHRGYSILNKLENNCLLERVGDFIDGVKMHDVLRDMALYIAGHQFMGKAGMQLKEFPSEQEWTVSVEKVSLMRNSILEIPSHISPRWPHLSTLILQSCDLRRISESFFKHMSGLKVLDLSRNKIVSLPNSISNLKTLNALILAKCRQLKYVPSLAKLRALRKLNLLHTGFEEVPQGIEMLENLRDLRMALKELPVGILRRICHLQCLMLQDTFVKGEEVGQLRKLEWVSCSFRNVQEFKKYAECTQGKWPTSFIFQVGGPPVQWYIGFGRPPNFKKIEKQVKFRDSEIERCDDRVVPHDLQTLTIEKCDDFKCLNNIPLFRKATDLKECQITQCEGMEFVVDLSLSSSDALHNIEELYLKGLRNLREVVRVGVGVGVAVEIESTSHAPTPPAIFSSLKEFHMSFCSRVKKLFPVELLQGLQNLEEIFVECCEEMEELIASEENHKGEGTTFILPKLKSLWLQVLPKLKSICSGGVMIPADSLQNLGIVKCPEVKRIPLSLPLVENGKLSPPPSLERIIVGLREWWESVECDQSNAKDVLSPFVRYSEW, from the coding sequence ATGGATTGGATATTGTCATTTGTTGAAGTGATAAGGAGCTTTGGGGGTCCATACATAAATCATCATTGGAAACTTGAAGATTATATGAATGAGCTTCGAGGAAATGTGAATAGTCTAAATTCTCGAAAGCGAGACCTCGAATTAAAAATGGAAGCAGAGGATCGTTGCGggaaaaagatgaagaaagaagtGGAGAACTGGCTCAAAGATGTAGAAAAGGTCGGCAATGAAGTCAAAAACATTGAAGAGGAGTTCCCTTCTGTTTCATTCTTGTCACGTGGCCGTCTAGGAAGTTTTGTTTGCCAAACTATTGAAAACGTAAACAAAATTTACCAACAAGGTAGTTTCCTTGACGGTGTGGCAGTTGATGGGCCTCCAGCCACCGGGGTGACATTACTAACATCAAATCTAGAAGGTGAAATCAATGTAAAAGAACAAATTTGGAAGTATTTGATGGGTGATGAGGTTGGAATGATTGGAGTATGTGGAATGGGTGGTATAGGGAAAACTACCATTATGAAGCATATCAATAATCAGTTGTTGAAGGATAATCGGTTTGATCAAGTGATATGGGTCACTGTATCAAAAGAAttgaatattttcaaattgcaAGAAGATATTGCAAATTCTTTGAAACAAGCTCTTCCAACAACTGTATTGCAACGAGCAGCACAATTAAAGAATATTTTGGAGGGAAAGAGATATGTGTTGATCTTAGATGATGTTTGGAAACGATTTTCTCTATTGGATGTGGGAGTCCCTAAACCAACGTTAGGAATGAGGAGGAAAGTTGTACTCACTAGTAGATTGATTGAGGTCTGTAAGTCTATGGGTTGTGAGGTGGTCAAAGTGCAACCACTTTCAAAGAATGAGTCCATGAACTTATTCTTAGATCACGTGGGGCGTAGAGTTGTAcaagatcaaaatttaaagGACATTGTAGACAAAATTGTTGAGAAATGTGGCGGTTTACCACTTAGTATTGTGACAATAGCCGGGACCATGAAGGAGGTAGATGATTTTTGTGAGTGGAAGAATGCACTAATTGAATTAGAAGAGCGTGTGGAAAGTGTGAAAGAATTGGATATCGAAGTATATGAGCCTTTGAAGTTCAGTTATGACCATTTGAGAGatccaaaaattcaaaattgtttCTTATACTGCTCTTTATATCCTGAAGATTTCATAATTAGAAAAGTggaattaattgaaaattggaTAGATGAGGGACTCCTTGATGGCTTACAGACCAAAGAAGCAATGCATCACAGAGGTTATAGCATTTTAAATAAGCTTGAAAATAATTGCCTATTAGAGAGGGTTGGAGATTTTATTGATGGAGTTAAGATGCATGATGTTTTGAGGGACATGGCGTTGTATATTGCAGGTCATCAGTTCATGGGAAAAGCAGGTATGCAATTGAAAGAATTCCCAAGTGAGCAAGAATGGACAGTGAGTGTTGAGAAAGTTTCCTTGATGCGAAATTCAATATTAGAAATTCCTTCTCACATATCACCTAGATGGCCTCATTTATCAACTTTGATATTGCAAAGTTGTGACTTAAGAAGGATTTCAGAATCCTTTTTTAAGCACATGTCTGGGTTAAAAGTTCTAGATCTTTCTCGTAATAAAATAGTGAGTCTACCCAATTCGATCTCTAACTTGAAAACTCTCAATGCATTGATACTTGCTAAATGTCGCCAGTTAAAATATGTGCCTTCATTAGCAAAGCTCAGAGCATTGAGAAAGTTGAACCTTTTGCACACAGGATTTGAAGAGGTTCCTCAAGGCATAGAGATGTTAGAAAACTTGAGAGATCTTCGTATGGCTTTAAAAGAGCTACCAGTAGGAATATTACGGAGGATTTGTCATCTCCAATGCTTAATGCTACAGGATACGTTTGTAAAGGGAGAAGAAGTAGGCCAATTGAGGAAGCTTGAGTGGGTTTCATGTTCATTTCGCAACGTGCAAGAGTTTAAGAAATACGCAGAGTGTACACAAGGTAAATGGCCTAcatctttcatttttcaagtGGGGGGACCACCTGTGCAATGGTATATTGGCTTTGGGCGTCCcccaaatttcaaaaaaattgagaaacagGTTAAATTCAGAGATTCGGAGATAGAGAGGTGTGATGATAGGGTGGTCCCACATGACCTTCAAACTTTAACTATTGAGAAGTGTGATGATTTCAAATGTTTAAACAACATTCCTTTGTTTCGTAAGGCGACTGACTTGAAGGAATGTCAAATTACGCAGTGTGAAGGGATGGAGTTTGTGGTTGACTTGTCATTATCGTCTAGCGATGCACTTCACAACATTGAGGAGTTATACCTTAAGGGATTGCGAAACTTGCGTGAAGTTGTGAGAGTAGGAGTAGGAGTAGGTGTAGCGGTTGAAATTGAATCTACCTCTCATGCTCCAACACCACCTGCCATCTTCTCTTCTCTTAAAGAATTCCATATGAGTTTTTGTTCGAGGGTGAAAAAGTTGTTTCCAGTTGAGCTGTTGCAGGGCCTCCAAAACTTAGAGGAAATTTTCGTTGAATGTTGTGAAGAAATGGAGGAATTAATAGCATCAGAAGAAAATCACAAAGGAGAAGGAACAACATTTATTCTTcccaaattaaaatcattgtGGTTGCAAGTCTTACCAAAATTGAAAAGCATTTGCAGCGGTGGAGTTATGATTCCTGCAGATTCTCTCCAAAATCTTGGTATAGTCAAATGTCCAGAAGTAAAGAGGATCCCTTTGTCTCTTCCCCTTGTTGAAAATGGGAAATTATCTCCTCCTCCTTCTTTAGAAAGAATCATAGTAGGCCTGAGAGAATGGTGGGAATCAGTGGAATGTGATCAGTCTAATGCTAAGGATGTCCTTTCTCCCTTTGTTCGATATTCTGAGTGGTAG